One part of the Phragmites australis chromosome 3, lpPhrAust1.1, whole genome shotgun sequence genome encodes these proteins:
- the LOC133913158 gene encoding phragmoplastin DRP1C-like, with product MATMESLIGLVNRIQRACTVLGDHGGGGGGSLWEALPSVAVVGGQSSGKSSVLESIVGRDFLPRGSGIVTRRPLVLQLHKTDGGQEYAEFLHAPRKRFNDFAAVRKEIADETDRITGKTKAISNVPIHLSIYSPHVVNLTLIDLPGLTKVAVEGQAESIVQDIENMVRSYIDKPNSIILAISPANQDIATSDAIKIARDVDPSGDRTFGVLTKLDLMDKGTNAVDVLEGRQYRLQHPWVGIVNRSQADINKNVDMLAARHKEKEYFESSPDYGHLAHKMGAEYLAKLLSQHLEAVIRAKIPSIIAMINKTIDEIEAELDRLGRPIGGDAGAQLYTILDMCRAFDRVFKEHLDGGRPGGDRIYGVFDHQLPAALKKLPFDKHLSSQNVRKVISEADGYQPHLIAPEQGYRRLIDSSLSYFKGPAEASVDAVHLVLKELVRRSIAATEELKRFPTLQTDIAAAANESLERFREDGRKTVLRLVEMEASYLTVEFFRKLPTEPDKVADKNTPVSDRYQDNHLRRIGSNVSSYINMVCETLRNTIPKAVVHCQVKEAKRNLLNRFYAHVGGKEKKQLSAMLDEDPALMEKRDALVKKLELYKSARNEIDSVAWK from the exons ATGGCGACCATGGAGAGCCTGATCGGGCTGGTGAACCGGATCCAGCGCGCGTGCACCGTCCTCGGCgaccacggcggcggtggcgggggtTCCCTCTGGGAGGCGCTCCCCTCCGTCGCAGTCGTCGGCGGCCAG AGTTCCGGAAAGTCGTCGGTGCTCGAGAGCATTGTGGGGAGGGACTTCCTGCCTCGTGGATCTG GTATTGTGACGAGGAGGCCTCTAGTGCTGCAGCTGCACAAGACGGATGGTGGGCAAGAGTACGCTGAGTTCCTCCACGCCCCGCGGAAGCGGTTCAACGACTTTG CTGCTGTTAGGAAAGAAATTGCTGATGAAACTGATCGCATAACTGGGAAAACTAAAGCTATATCAAATGTTCCAATCCATTTGAGTATATATTCACCACATG TTGTTAACTTGACACTTATTGATCTTCCTGGACTGACAAAGGTCGCTGTAG AGGGGCAAGCGGAATCTATTGTCCAAGATATTGAAAACATGGTTCGGTCTTATATTGATAAG CCAAATAGCATCATACTGGCCATCTCCCCAGCTAACCAAGATATAGCAACGTCGGATGCTATCAAGATTGCTAGGGATGTTGATCCTTCAG GTGACAGGACTTTTGGAGTATTAACAAAGCTTGATTTGATGGATAAGGGTACCAATGCTGTTGAT GTTCTCGAAGGGAGACAGTATCGCTTACAGCACCCCTGGGTAGGAATTGTCAACCGCTCACAAGCTGATATCAACAAGAATGTTGATATGCTCGCAGCAAGACACAAAGAAAAGGAATACTTTGAGAGTAGTCCTGATTATGGTCACTTGGCACATAAAATGGGTGCAGAATATCTTGCTAAACTTCTGTCGCAG CATTTAGAGGCTGTGATCAGAGCAAAAATTCCAAGTATTATAGCCATGATTAACAAAACAATAGATGAAATAGAAGCTGAGTTGGATCGACTTGGTAGGCCAATTGGAGGTGATGCTGGG GCACAACTGTACACAATATTGGATATGTGTCGTGCATTTGACCGTGTTTTTAAAGAGCACTTAGATGGCGG TCGGCCAGGTGGAGACCGGATTTATGGTGTCTTTGACCACCAATTACCAGCAGCACTGAAAAAGCTTCCATTTGACAAACATCTTTCATCGCAAAATGTTCGGAAAGTTATTTCAGAGGCTGATGGTTACCAGCCCCACTTGATTGCCCCTGAGCAAGGATACAGAAGGCTTATAGATAGTTCTCTAAGCTACTTCAAGGGTCCGGCTGAAGCTTCTGTTGATGCG GTCCATTTGGTCTTGAAGGAGCTTGTTCGGAGATCGATTGCAGCAACAGAG GAGTTGAAGCGGTTCCCAACACTTCAAACAGATATAGCTGCTGCTGCAAATGAGAGCCTGGAAAGGTTCCGTGAGGATGGCCGAAAGACTGTTCTTCGTCTAGTTGAGATGGAAGCCAGCTACCTAACAGTAGAATTCTTCCGTAAACTTCCTACTGAACCAGATAAAGTCGCTGATAAAAACACTCCAGTGAGCGATAGATACCAGGACAACCATCTCAGAAGAATTG GATCGAATGTATCATCTTATATTAACATGGTCTGTGAGACGTTAAGGAACACAATTCCGAAAGCTGTTGTACATTGTCAAGTGAAAGAGGCAAAAAGAAATTTGCTTAACCGTTTTTATGCTCATGTGGGAGGCAAGGAG AAGAAACAGCTCAGCGCCATGTTGGATGAGGATCCTGCTCTGATGGAGAAGAGGGATGCCTTGGTCAAGAAGCTAGAGCTGTACAAATCTGCAAGGAATGAGATCGACTCGGTCGCATGGAAATGA
- the LOC133913159 gene encoding NADH dehydrogenase [ubiquinone] iron-sulfur protein 1, mitochondrial-like: MAFLARALRHSSSRLSSRCPAVAASCRWISPTAAAGSPEAGAAVAPADPELPRPREPVGGARVELPSNPEDALEVFVDGHAVRIPKGFTVLQACEVAGVDIPRFCYHSRLSIAGNCRMCLVEVEKSPKPVASCAMPALPGMKIKTNTPVAKKAREGVMEFLLMNHPLDCPICDQGGECDLQDQSMAFGADRGRFTEMKRSVVDKNLGPLVKTVMTRCIQCTRCVRFATEVAGVQDLGILGRGSGEEIGTYVEKLMTSELSGNVIDICPVGALTSKPFAFKARNWELKSTETIDVTDAVGSNIRVDSRGPEVMRIVPRLNEDINEEWISDKTRFCYDGLKRQRLNDPMIRGPDGRFKAVTWRDALAVVAEVLHQVKPEEITGVAGMLSDAESMMSLKDFVNRMGSDKVLCEGNGPNPPADLRSNYLMNTSIAGLEKADVFLLVGTQPRVEAAMVNARIRKTVRATQAKVGYIGPPADFNYEHEHLGTGPHTLVEIAEGRHPFCSVLQSAKNPVIIAGAGLFEREDQNALFSTIETVATKFNVTRPDWNGLNVLLLNAAQAAALDLGLVANPTESIKSAKFLYLMGADDINLDNLPEDAFVVYQGHHGDKAVYRANVILPSSAFSEKEGTYENTEGCTQWTIPAVPTVGDARDDWKIIRALSEVAGAQLPYDSLSAVRDRINTVAPNLVHVDEREPCTISAEVKPPVKQQVSSTPFKTVVENFYMTDAITRASKIMAQCSATLLKK; this comes from the exons ATGGCGTTCCTCGCGCGGGCGCTCCGCCACTCCAGCTCGCGCCTGTCGTCTCGCTGCCCCGCGGTGGCCGCATCCTGCCGCTGGATCTCCCCGACCGCCGCCGCTGGGTCCCCGGAGGCCGGCGCGGCGGTGGCGCCCGCGGACCCGGAGCTGCCGCGGCCGCGGGAGCCTGTGGGCGGCGCGCGCGTGGAGCTTCCGAGCAACCCGGAGGACGCGCTCGAGGTCTTCGTGGACGGGCACGCGGTGCGGATCCCCAAGGGCTTCACCGTGCTCCAGGCCTGCGAggtcgccggcgtcgacatcCCACGCTTCTGCTACCACAGCCGCCTCTCCATCGCCGGGAACTGCCGCATGTGCCTTGTCGAGGTCGAGAAGTCACCCAAACCCGTCGCCTCCTGCGCCATGCCCGCGCTCCCAG GGATGAAGATTAAGACAAATACCCCAGTAGCAAAGAAGGCGAGAGAGGGTGTCATGGAGTTCCTGCTGATGAACCATCCGTTGGACTGCCCAATCTGCGATCAGGGTGGGGAGTGCGACCTCCAGGATCAGTCTATGGCGTTTGGGGCTGACCGTGGTCGATTCACCGAGATGAAGCGGTCAGTTGTGGACAAGAATTTGGGCCCCTTGGTGAAGACAGTGATGACCCGTTGCATCCAATGCACAAG ATGTGTCAGGTTTGCGACTGAGGTTGCCGGTGTTCAGGACCTGGGTATCTTAGGGCGTGGCAGTGGTGAAGAAATTGGAACGTATGTTGAGAAGCTTATGACAAGTGAACTATCTGGAAATGTTATTGATATCTGCCCAGTTGGAGCTCTTACATCCAAGCCATTTGCATTTAAAGCTAGGAACTGGGAGCTGAAGAGCACTGAGACTATCGATGTTACTGATGCAGTAGGCTCCAACATAAGAGTTGACAGCAGAGGTCCTGAAGTTATGCGTATAGTTCCGCGTCTCAATGAG GACATCAATGAGGAATGGATATCTGACAAAACACGGTTTTGTTATGATGGTCTGAAGAGGCAAAGACTAAATGATCCTATGATTCGTGGTCCTGATGGCAGGTTTAAGGCCGTGACATGGCGTGATGCTCTTGCAGTTGTCGCTGAGGTTTTGCATCAAGTTAAACCAGAAGAAATTACTGGAGTTGCTGGCATGCTTTCTGATGCTGAATCTATGATGTCACTGAAAGATTTTGTTAACAGAATGGGTTCAGATAAGGTTCTCTGCGAGGGAAATGGTCCAAATCCTCCAGCAGATCTGCGATCTAACTACCTAATGAATACGAGCATTGCTGGGCTTGAGAAGGCTGATGTCTTCCTTTTGGTTGGCACTCAG CCAAGAGTGGAAGCTGCTATGGTTAATGCTAGGATTCGGAAGACTGTTAGAGCGACACAAGCAAAGGTGGGCTACATTGGTCCTCCAGCTGATTTCAACTATGAACATGAGCATCTTGGCACAGGACCACATACCCTTGTTGAGATTGCAGAGGGTCGACATCCTTTCTGTTCAGTACTGCAATCTGCAAAGAACCCTGTCATCATTGCTGGAGCTGGGTTATTTGAACGGGAGGACCAAAATGCCCTATTCTCAACGATTGAGACTGTAGCCACGAAGTTCAATGTGACAAGACCAGACTGGAATGGCCTTAATGTCCTATTGCTCAATGCTGCACAGGCTGCAGCTCTTGATCTTGGCCTTGTTGCCAATCCTACTGAGAGCATCAAGTCAGCAAAGTTCTTGTACCTGATGGGAGCTGATGATATAAACTTGGACAATCTTCCAGAAGATGCATTTGTTGTTTATCAGGGACACCATGGTGACAAGGCTGTATATCGGGCCAACGTTATTCTACCATCCTCAGCATTTAGCGAGAAAGAAGGCACCTACGAGAACACTGAAGGATGCACCCAGTGGACCATCCCAGCTGTTCCTACAGTCGGTGATGCTAGGGATGACTGGAAGATCATCCGTGCTCTTTCTGAGGTTGCTGGGGCTCAACTGCCTTACGATAGCCTCTCAGCTGTGAGAGACCGGATTAATACGGTTGCTCCAAATCTCGTACATGTAGATGAGAGGGAGCCGTGCACAATTTCTGCTGAGGTGAAGCCGCCAGTAAAGCAACAAGTGAGCTCGACCCCATTTAAAACTGTTGTGGAGAACTTCTATATGACTGATGCAATTACACGAGCTTCAAAGATAATGGCCCAATGCAGTGCAACCTTGCTGAAGAAGTGA